A region of Salinibacter sp. 10B DNA encodes the following proteins:
- a CDS encoding DMT family transporter: protein MASLRKAWPHHSLLSLFVWLWGANFVLAEVALREMAPISFSVARFLTGGGALLLLLYTQRPSSDAPSRLFPHIRSGDWPRLLLVSVLSATLAPWLGIEGLDLTHSGRASLWLALGPVLSSAFGYLSETEEIGWIGFVGISMAGLGTFVLAVDGLRPQQAYWAGDLLLLTALLMTVAEMHLIKPLVAHYGSIPMVALRTTIGGSLYFLIASPALAGEPWLSLSTWTWIAILVGGAIGVGMGQWVKYRALNVIGPTRVVLYGNLVPVATLLLAWLALGTTPSGLEILAAVLIVAGAVCLQIVDLQTAAPAASSEPQPELTS, encoded by the coding sequence ATGGCCTCTCTCCGAAAGGCATGGCCCCATCATAGCCTTCTTTCTCTGTTCGTCTGGCTCTGGGGGGCCAATTTCGTCCTGGCTGAGGTGGCCCTGCGAGAGATGGCCCCCATCTCGTTCAGCGTCGCTCGCTTTCTGACGGGCGGTGGTGCGCTCCTGCTCCTCCTCTACACGCAGCGCCCCTCTTCCGATGCGCCCTCCCGCCTTTTTCCCCACATTCGTTCCGGCGATTGGCCGCGGCTGCTCTTGGTCTCGGTGCTTAGCGCGACCCTTGCCCCGTGGCTCGGTATTGAGGGACTCGACCTGACGCACAGCGGTCGAGCCTCCCTCTGGCTCGCCCTCGGCCCAGTGCTCAGTTCGGCGTTCGGCTACCTGAGCGAAACGGAAGAAATCGGCTGGATTGGCTTCGTCGGCATCAGCATGGCTGGACTCGGCACCTTCGTGCTGGCGGTCGACGGTCTTCGCCCACAGCAGGCCTACTGGGCCGGGGATCTGCTTCTGCTCACGGCTCTCCTCATGACCGTGGCCGAGATGCACTTGATCAAGCCCCTCGTAGCGCACTACGGCTCTATTCCCATGGTGGCCCTGCGCACAACCATTGGGGGGAGCCTCTATTTTCTCATTGCCAGCCCGGCGCTCGCAGGAGAACCTTGGCTGTCGCTCAGCACCTGGACGTGGATTGCCATTCTCGTCGGCGGGGCCATTGGGGTGGGCATGGGCCAATGGGTCAAGTATCGGGCTCTGAACGTCATCGGCCCCACACGTGTGGTCCTCTACGGGAACCTCGTCCCGGTAGCCACTCTGCTCCTCGCCTGGCTCGCACTGGGAACTACGCCCTCCGGCCTTGAAATTCTGGCTGCTGTACTCATCGTCGCCGGGGCCGTCTGCTTGCAAATCGTCGACCTCCAAACGGCAGCCCCTGCGGCCTCTTCCGAGCCTCAACCGGAGCTTACCTCTTAA
- a CDS encoding fasciclin domain-containing protein, which translates to MRNLVLWTCSLLLVTGLSAPFSTAIAQSKDTTSNAKPTLGTIFKEDRMFTNKAFSASIRFAGLVDTLESEGPFTVFVFTNEAAGSLEEEFSNPQSNPKFHSLIEYHVVPGRKVMASDFLEIEKLSPLEGPPISVETKGGPTVVAEGGEGGQRVSKQPETIVLKGKNTVTIGPDPTQRNITTASNGVIHILGSVLRPPAQ; encoded by the coding sequence ATGCGAAATTTGGTGCTCTGGACGTGTTCTCTCCTGCTCGTCACCGGCCTCTCCGCTCCTTTTTCTACCGCTATTGCTCAAAGCAAGGACACGACATCGAATGCAAAGCCCACACTCGGCACAATTTTTAAGGAAGACAGAATGTTTACCAATAAGGCCTTTTCCGCTTCGATCCGTTTTGCGGGCCTCGTGGACACCCTCGAGAGCGAAGGGCCGTTTACCGTATTTGTCTTTACCAATGAGGCGGCCGGCTCCCTCGAAGAGGAGTTCTCCAATCCCCAGAGCAACCCGAAATTCCACTCTCTAATCGAGTACCACGTCGTCCCCGGCCGCAAGGTGATGGCCTCAGATTTCCTTGAGATTGAGAAACTATCGCCCCTAGAGGGCCCCCCAATCTCCGTAGAGACCAAGGGCGGACCGACAGTCGTCGCAGAAGGAGGAGAAGGCGGGCAGAGGGTTTCGAAGCAACCTGAAACGATCGTCCTCAAGGGAAAAAACACAGTCACGATTGGCCCCGATCCGACTCAGCGAAACATCACGACCGCCTCAAATGGCGTCATCCACATCCTAGGATCGGTGCTACGGCCTCCCGCCCAGTAA
- a CDS encoding PKD domain-containing protein has translation MQYLRALRLVAFGLLGGALLVVMGCDSAGSNSQGGQGGGSQNQPPSADVTVSSSTVDVGDQVNLDGTGSSDPDGDKLDFSWSLSTPSGSNASLSDASAEQPTFTPDVSGDYTATLEVSDGDATDSDDAAVTAQTVTVEISSSIESDRTLSPDNSYLVTSTICVQNSSTLTIEAGVTIEFESDTGLKVCGDGSALVAQGTSSNGILMTGTTNQAGFWQGIGINSSNNNNELSGVTLEYAGSNNLYTFVNGTGGLQLKSGSSITITNTTIRNNSNYGLTAQGNIDLSGFSSNTFADNEKMAMNINAGAMGAPDGASNFGSPVRVNGGSISGETLTVSALNVPYQISGTRQIEDGSDVTVEAGTVMEFESGAGLKIVGDPTAFKAQGSEAERVLMTGTTKQKGFWQGVGINSANKNNRLEHVTLEYAGSNNLFTFVNGTAGLQLKGGTSVTLVQDSIRNNANYGVSVQTGVDLSGFSSNVIMDNEKMSMNIAATNMGALDENSFFKTPVRVNAGSISDETLTIADLNVPYRISGVRPINNGSDVTVNPGATFEFESEAGLNVSDDATAFKAQGAKADSIRFTGVTEQSGSWQGLGIQADNVNNELSYVVVEYGGGNNIYTFSDDANIQLRGTLTLTNSRIVDSAGYGLASSDGASAVTESNNTYRRNNNGARNF, from the coding sequence ATGCAGTACCTTCGTGCTCTTCGCCTCGTCGCTTTCGGACTTCTCGGAGGAGCACTTCTCGTCGTCATGGGATGCGACTCCGCCGGCTCCAACAGCCAGGGAGGACAAGGCGGAGGTAGCCAAAACCAGCCCCCCTCGGCCGACGTCACGGTCAGCTCTTCGACCGTCGATGTGGGAGATCAGGTCAACCTCGATGGCACCGGTTCCTCTGACCCGGACGGAGACAAGCTCGACTTTAGCTGGTCGCTCAGCACCCCCAGTGGGAGCAATGCTTCGCTGTCGGACGCCAGTGCCGAGCAACCGACCTTTACTCCGGATGTCTCCGGCGACTACACCGCAACCCTTGAAGTGTCCGATGGTGACGCAACCGACAGCGACGATGCGGCGGTGACGGCCCAAACGGTAACTGTGGAAATCAGCTCCAGCATTGAGAGTGACCGGACCCTTTCGCCAGACAACTCCTATCTCGTAACCAGCACGATCTGTGTCCAGAACAGTTCGACGCTCACGATTGAGGCCGGTGTGACGATCGAATTCGAATCCGACACGGGACTGAAAGTCTGCGGGGACGGATCTGCACTCGTGGCTCAGGGAACATCCTCGAACGGCATTTTGATGACGGGAACGACGAATCAGGCTGGTTTCTGGCAGGGCATCGGCATCAATTCCTCCAACAATAACAACGAACTCAGTGGTGTCACCCTCGAGTACGCTGGGAGCAATAATCTCTACACGTTTGTGAATGGCACCGGCGGGTTGCAGCTCAAGTCGGGAAGCTCGATAACCATCACCAATACCACCATCCGCAACAACTCGAACTACGGCCTGACGGCTCAAGGCAACATCGACCTGTCCGGCTTTTCCAGCAACACCTTTGCCGATAACGAAAAGATGGCTATGAACATCAATGCCGGGGCCATGGGCGCCCCAGATGGGGCGTCCAACTTCGGATCCCCCGTTCGCGTCAACGGCGGTAGCATCAGTGGTGAGACCCTTACCGTATCAGCCCTCAATGTGCCGTATCAGATCTCGGGCACGCGGCAGATTGAGGACGGCAGCGACGTGACCGTTGAGGCCGGAACCGTGATGGAGTTCGAGTCCGGCGCCGGACTGAAGATCGTGGGCGACCCGACCGCCTTCAAGGCGCAGGGATCCGAAGCGGAGCGCGTCCTGATGACTGGAACCACCAAACAGAAGGGATTCTGGCAGGGCGTCGGCATCAACTCGGCAAACAAAAACAACCGGCTCGAACACGTCACCCTCGAATATGCTGGGAGCAACAACCTCTTCACCTTCGTCAACGGCACCGCCGGCCTACAACTGAAGGGCGGCACCTCCGTGACGCTGGTGCAAGATTCGATCCGCAACAACGCCAACTACGGCGTCAGCGTCCAGACCGGCGTCGACCTGTCCGGCTTCTCCTCCAATGTGATTATGGACAACGAGAAAATGTCGATGAACATCGCAGCGACCAATATGGGGGCTCTGGACGAGAACTCCTTCTTCAAGACCCCCGTGCGCGTAAATGCCGGCAGCATCTCGGATGAAACCCTGACCATCGCTGATCTCAACGTCCCGTATCGCATCTCGGGTGTTCGCCCCATCAACAACGGTAGCGACGTGACCGTCAATCCCGGCGCAACGTTCGAGTTTGAGTCGGAGGCGGGCCTAAACGTGTCCGACGACGCCACTGCCTTCAAGGCGCAGGGAGCCAAAGCCGACAGCATTCGCTTCACGGGTGTAACAGAGCAGAGCGGATCTTGGCAGGGCCTCGGCATCCAGGCCGACAATGTCAACAACGAGCTCAGCTATGTGGTCGTCGAGTACGGCGGGGGCAACAACATCTATACCTTTAGCGACGACGCCAACATTCAACTCCGGGGCACGCTGACGCTCACGAATTCTCGCATCGTGGACAGTGCGGGGTACGGGCTGGCGTCGAGCGACGGGGCTAGTGCCGTCACTGAGAGCAATAACACCTACCGGCGCAACAACAACGGCGCCCGCAACTTCTGA